Within Metabacillus sp. KUDC1714, the genomic segment TCAGACGGTCGTCGCATATCATTAGGATGGATGAGCAATTGGGATTACCCTTTCAGTTTTCCAACTTCCCCATGGCAGGGACAAATGTCAATTCCCCGCGAATTAACATTAAAAACAGTTCCAGGTGAGGGGGTTCGTATGTTGCAAAACCCGATCGAAGAATTAGAAAAACTAAGAGGACCAGCATTCTCAAGGAGCAATAGGATTGTAAAAATGGATGATCCCAACTTGCTTTCAGAGTTGAATGGCTCAGCCTATGAAATTGTTGCAGAATTTGAGCTACCTGAAGAAAATGGTTTAGAAGAATTCGGCTTTCGTCTTAGAGAATCAGTGGATCAAGATCAAAAGACAGTAGTAGGCTACAATGTTACCGATTCAAAGATGTTTTTCGACCGTTCCGAATCAGGAGAAATTGATTTTTCTGATAAGTTTTCTACTTATCATGAAGCAACAATAAAACCAAATAATAAACGGGTTAAAATGAGAATTTATGTTGATGAGTCATCGGTTGAAGTATTTGGAAATGAAGGTCAAGCTGTTTTCTCAAATGTGGTCTTTCCTGATGGAGCAAGTGATGGAATGAGCTTTTATACAAAGGGCGGAAATGTAAAAATTGTTTCTCTAAATGTGTATCCATTAGCTGGGATCTGGAAAGCTGAATCTAATGAAGGGACATCACCAAACAAAGTTGTAATGGATCATAGCAAGCTTGAACTCAGGATTGGACAGTCACATAGGTTATCTACATCAATACTCCCAAGGTCTGCCAAAAATCAAAGAATCAAATGGCAAACTAGTAATCCAGCTATCGCTGAGGTGAAAAAAATTGATGAATCTAGTGCAGATGTAAAATTAGTGGGATATGGAAGAGCGACTATTTCAGCAGTTGCAAACAATGGAAAGGTTATTGGAACAACTGTTGTGGAGAGTAAAACTTCTTATAAGATCGTTGAAGATAATAGTGGCAAGGCCCTTACTGTTGCTGGAACATCAAATGGCTCAAAAGTGATGATAAGACCTAAGCGTGGTACCTTGGAACAGGTATGGAATATAGAAGGGGAGCCATCTGGTATTTACAAAGTTCTTTCCCAAAACAGTAACAAAGTCTTAGATGCTTCTGGAACCTCTAATGGAGATGATGTACAGATATGGGAGTACTTTGGCTACGGTAACCAACAGTGGAGAATTATAGATAATTGGGACGGTACAGTGACATTTAACGTAGTGAACAGCGGAAAGGCGCTGGATGTGCCAGACCGCAAAATAGAAGATGGAACAGTTGTAGAGATTAATGAAATTAATAGTGAAGCTTCACAGAAGTGGAAGTTGATTGAGGTGCCTTCAAGTAAATAAGTGAGTATTAATTAAGTGAATATTAATACTTTTGTGACTGGGAAGCAGGCAAGACCTAAAATGTTGTACGAAGTATGTACGTTTGTCTACAAATTCTTACTCATTTTAGGTTTTTTTTTACAGTTAACGTTGAAAATAAGATTATGAAATAAGGAGTTTAAACTGAAAAATCTTTTTTTTGAGTTTATCAAAGAAAAGTCACTCATTTAGAGAAAAAACATTTTAGGATTATTTTGAAATCGCTTTCTACATGTAGTTGACATATCATGGTTGAATGATTTATTATTTATTTAATCGATTACGCAAACGATTACATAATCTGAAATTAATAGAGTGAGAGAACACATGAATATCAGAGATATTCACTTTTTAGAAAGTGTTACGTAATCGATTACCTCAGAGAGTTTGTACAACATACACTATTTATCTTCCATTATCGAGTCTTCACCAAAATAAAACTACCATGATAATAATCATTAACCGCTATTTTGTGACATTATTAATGTCACATTACCCTTTTTGACCGCTTATGCCCATTTTTGAAAAAAGATTTAGTTAGATGAAATGATTGTGATTTTGCTTGTTGTTTACTTTCACTAAAGGGAGGTGATTACAAGGATAAGGATACAAAACATTGCTTAATTAGAATCATTAACAAGGGGGTTAAAGTAAATGAAAAAGGGATTAAAGATCTTCTCAGCGGTGATGTTAAGCTCCGTTCTTCTGTTAACTGCTTGTACTTCTAATGAAACTTCAAACAAACAAAAGGAATCGAAAAGTGCTTTTAATAAAACAGGATTGCCGATTGTTAATGAGAGCATAACATTAAATTTTGTATCACCAAAAGCTCCTCTTGCACCAAATTATAATGAAATGGCCATCGTTCAACAGTTAGAAGAAATGACAAATGTTCATATTGAGTGGAATAATATTCCGGGAGATGGCTATCAAGAAAAGAAAAATCTAATGCTAGCAAGTGGTGATCTGCCAGATGCCTTTTATAAAGCAGAATTTACAGATCAAGATATAGTTAAGTATGGTCAAAGCGGAGCGCTTATTTCATTAGAAGAATTAATTGAGGAGTATGCCCCAAATATTCAAAAGCTATTTGAAAGAAGACCAGAGATCAAGAGTATGGTAACAGCTCCTGATGGTCATATCTATTCTCTTCCACGTGCAGAGGAAATGGGGTTATCATCTGTTCCAAACTTTCACTCTATCAATAAAACGTGGTTAGATAAACTAGGATTAAAAGTACCTTCCACTCTAGAAGAATACCATGATGTTTTGAAAGCCTTTAAAGAGAAGGATCCAAATGGAAATGGAAAGCAAGATGAAATACCGTTAAGCTTTATGTATAATTTTTGGACTGGAAACTTCGGTGATATGTTTGGTTCATTTAATATGCCAGATAACGTTGATCATCGAATTGTACGTGATGGAAAAGTTATTTTCACAGCTGCTCAGCCTGAATATAAAGAAGCGATTGAATATTATCATAAATGGGTAAAAGAGGGTCTAATTGATCAAGAATCCTTTACACAAGACGCAACACAATATCTAGCAAAAGGTAAAACAGAAGCTCCTACATTAGGCTCCTACATTTGGTGGGAAACGGAAGAGGTTGTTGGTCCTGAACGTAAGGATGATTATGTCCTTCTGCCTCCATTAGAAGGTCCAAACGGTGATATTGTAGTAGGGCGCTCAAACTACTCTGAGTATGAACGAGGTGCATTTGTCATCACCTCAGCTAATAAACACCCAGAAATTACAATGCGATGGGTTGATCAGTTGTATGAACCAAAAATGTCAGCACAGATTAGCTGGGGGCCGATTGGGGAAATTTATGAGGAAGATGAAAATGGAATGTTGGTCAATAAAGAGCTTCCAGAAGGAATAGCTATGGGAGAACTTCGCCAAAAGGTTGCTCCTAATGGACCTACTGCTGTACTAAGAGAAGACTTTGGTACTGTAGTTGATATGGAGCCTCGTGCAAAAGAACGTTTAGATAATATTAAAAATATATATGCACCATATTTAGAAGAAGAAAACTACCCGCAAATTTTCTTCAGCCCAGAAGAACTAGATACGATTAATCAAATTGAAGTAGAAATCAAAGAATTTGTTAACCAAAAGCAAGCACATTGGCTAATGGAGGGCGGCATTGAAAAAGAGTGGGATGATTACCTGAAACAACTTAATGATATGGGGTTAGAAAAATTGATGGAAATCTATCAAGAAGGCCTTGATCGATTTAATCAAAATCAGTCATAACTACTTTGAGATAATTCTTAGAAATGCAAGCTGGAAAAAATACATAGCTTGTCCAGCTTGTATTTTTTGGAGGGTTATTTACAAATTGATTTCGTTTATCTAACAAGGGGGCAGGTTATGTCTAAGCGCTTGGTTGCTCATTGGTCGTTTGATGAAGGAAAAGGCAAAGAGGTGGAGGATTCCATTCAAAAATTGAGGGACCCAATAAGTTATGTTTTTAATCATGCACACTTCCAGCCGTCAAGTGAGCCGCAGTGGAGAAAAGGAATAGTTGGTCATGCGTTACTATTTGATGGATATTCTACTTGGGTAACTAGAAAATATAAAAATAGTAATATATGTAGAGAAGCATTAACAATTGAGGCATGGGTAGCACCGAGGTCTTTTGGTGGTAATGAGGATGAAAAGCTCACTGCGATTGTTAATCAACACAATCGAAAAGAAAAACAGGGGTATATACTAGGTGTCTATAAACATGGAAAATGGTCGCTTCAAGTGGGAATTGAAGAAGATTGGCTAGAGATTTGGGCTAATAATCATCCATTACCTAGAAATCAATGGTCTTACATTGTAGCGGTATTTAATAGTAGAGAAGCAGAAATGAAATTGTATTTAAATGGGAGAGAAATTGAAGCAAAGAAACTACATACCTCTGCTGTTATTGCCTCATGCCATGAGAACTTACTAATTGGAAAGAATAATCATTCAAAAATAGTTGCTGATGTTTTTTCATTAAATATGTTTAATGGATTAATAGATGAAGTAAAGATTCATAATCAAGCACTCTCTGCAGAGGAAATAATGGATTGCTTTCATACTTATTTACTTCCATTTAGTGGAGAAATTCCTTCTATTCCTTATGATGATATCAAGATTAATCGGGTAATTCTAGAACATGACCGCCATCGACCTCAATATCATCTAACAGCACCGGGACAATGGATGAATGAACCTCATGCACCACTATATTTTCAAGGGAAATATCATTTGTTTTACCAGCATAACCCTCAAGGGCCCTATTGGGGGAATATTCAGTGGGGGCATTGGATAAGCACTGATATGGTTCATTGGATTGATGTACCTATTGCTTTATCAACTGAAGATGATGGCTTGGCACCTGATGGGATATGGTCGGGTCATGCTAGTTATGATCAAGATGGTTTGCCTGTTTTATTTTTTACAGCAGGGAATTTAGAAAAGTCCCCAAATCAAATGACAGGTTTAGCCAGGAGCACTTTTTTACTTGATCATGATTCTAATTTAATAAAGTGGGTGAAGCATCCTGAGCCAGTAACAGTGCAACCTGAAGGGAGAAACCTTCATCATGATGGTTTCCGTGATCCTTTTGTTTGGCGTGAAGGAGACACATGGTATCAAATTGTTGGTTCTGGTATTGAGGGGATTTGTGGTGCAATTACAGGGTTTACTTCAACTGATTTGATAAAGTGGGATTATCATGGCCTACTATACGAAGATCAAAATCAAAAATTTCCATACCTAGGAGAAGTTTGGGAGCTTCCTATCTTACTGCCAATGCGAAGCGGGAAGCATATTTTAATAATTAGCCCAGTTGGAAAAGGGGCAGATGTAGAGGTTTTTTATTGGTTGGGTGTGTGGGATAAGGAACATTTTCGCTTTATACCTGATGATGATGAGCCTCAGATTATTGATGTTGGTGATTTTCATTTTACTGGTCCAAGCGCAATGATTGATCCGAAAACAGGTCGGTTGATTTTGTTTACGATCACACAAGGGAACCGTACACCTAAAAATGAGTATTTAGCTGGTTGGGCACATAATGGCGGTCTTCCTGTTCATTTAACATTGAGGGAAGATGGTCGTCTTGGGGTTGAACCAATTGAAGAGCTTCAGTCCCTGCGAACAGAAAAGCTAATCTGCATGGTGAACAAATCATCTCAAGAAGTTAATAAATTATTAAAAAATGTAATGGGCGATATGCTTGAAATAAAATTGGAACTGTATTCAAATAAGACAAAACAGTATGGAATAAAGGTACGGTGCTCTCCTGAGGGTGAAGAAGAGACACTGATCTACTATGATCAAGTAGATGAAAAATTCAATGTCAATCGAGAAAAAACCACCCAAAATCAAGAAGAGTTGACAAAAGGAGTTCAAGGGGGAAAGTTAGAGCTAAATGGAGAAAATTTAAGACTTCATATTTTTTTGGACAGATCAATGATAGAGGCTTATGCAAATGGATTAAAAAGTTTAACGACAAGGGTGTATCCAAATAGAAAAGACTCTCTAGGTCTAAAAATATGGGGAAATGTTACAGTAAAATCAATGGAGGTATGGAAGTTAAAATCGATACACTCTAACTAAATTAAACCCTTTAAAAGTCGGTATTTAGTATATTTCCTTATTTATTGACAGGGCTTTCAAGTTGTAATAATGTTAAATGAAACGAGTAGGTAATCGTTTACTTTTTGGCTTTGTTATAGTCCAGTTGATTTTGACATTGGAGTGGAAGGCGTTAGACTCCTGCTGGAGTGCGAGTCCAAGGGAGTCTTACGCGGGTGCAATGCATCGAGGAGACTCTCCCGGACTGCCCGCGGAAAGCGAACGCCTGCAGCTGAAATCAACAACCAAGATTAATAGAGTTTCCTTTTAAAGAGTTTAAACTAGTACAGGTTTTAAACAAAAACGAAGAATGAAATGTTCCGACAAGGTCTATTTCACAATCCAAACTAATTATACGAGGTAATAATATGTATGGTGTAAAAGGCGGAGAAAAACCCGCAGCTAGCATGAAAGATGTAGCTGAAAAAGCAGGAGTTTCTACGGCGACAGTTTCTCATGTAATTAATCAAACACGTTTTGTTGCCGAAGAAACAAAGGTAAAAGTGATCCAAGCAATGAAAGAGCTTGACTACCGGCCAAATTCTGCAGCGCGGAGTTTAAGAAGTTCTAAATCAAAAACAATCGGGCTCCTAATTCCAGTAATGGGTTCAGATACCTCCAATTTTTTCTTTATGTCAATCGCTCAAGGAATTGAAAATAAATTAAAAGAGCACGGCTATAATTTGATTTTGAGTAACTCAAATGAACAACCGGAAAATGAGGAAGAACAAATTAAAGCATATAATGCTCAGCTAATCGACGGATTAATTATGGCTCCTACAGGTACCGATCAATCCTATTTAGAGAATACATTAAGTGGAACTTATCCGGTTGTGTTTATTGATCGAAAGCCGCAAGGTTATGATGGAGACTGTGTCTTAGTTGATAACTTTCAAGGGACAAATGAAGCTGTTAAATTACTTTTCCAAAAGGGACATAAAAAAATCGGGTATGTATCGGGAGCATTAGGAATATCAACTAGTGATGAACGTCTTAGTGGCTATAAAAGAGAACTAGAAGAACACAACATTCCTGTATTGTCATCACTTATCAAAATCGGAGATGCAAGTTTTGATACAGGTTATAAACTAACAAAAGAACTAATGGAAAAAGAAAAGATAACAGCATTACTTGTTGCAAATAATGTCATGACAATGGGGGCTATGGCATATTTACAAGAAAGCCAAACGAAAATTCCTGAGGAACTAGCTGTCATTGGTTATGATGATTATGATTGGGCAAAAATTACTACTCCTCCTTTAACCGTTATTAAACAGCCGGCATTTGAATTAGGTGTTACCGCTGGAGAAGCATTATTAGAGAGAATTAATAATCCTGAAAAAATATTTGAGGAATACCGACTATCAACAGAAATGGTTATTCGCAAATCTATTTAATCCTTTTGCTTAACCATATCAATACTGATATAAGATGATATCAGTATTGAATCTTTCATTTAATCGATTACGTAAACGATTATATAAGTAAATCTTGTCTAATGATAGATTAATTGAAAAGTTGAAAGATTCTTCGGTATGATCGATTGTCAATAAATAAAGTCGTTATTCTAACTAAGGGGGTGGTCATGGTATGTTTCTCATCTAACTAAAGGGGGTGGTCATGGTATGTTTCTCATCTAAGGAAAGGTGAAGGAAGCATAGAACATAAGAAGAATTAAGTCGTATTTTCCTTGAAAGCTATAGAAATGGTATTTACGTAATCGATTACGTAAAGAAAGAAGATCTCTATATTTACAATGAACGATGATTTTAGAACTTATTTATGTCGTTAGTAGCTAATCTAAATCATTATTATTTAAGGGGAAAATTTCTAACTCAATATTGGAAGCGGTGCCAAAAGGATAAAAATATTCGAGAAAAAGGTGATGGCGTGTTTCAAATAATTAAGCGAACGAAACTTCTGCATTTGTTTCTTATTTTCATGCTAACGATTCAATTATTTATTCCGTATTTAGCGACGGTAAACTCCGCTTCACTTCCAGTGGAAAATGAAGAAATATATCGTCCGGGATTTCATTTTTCTCCTATGAAAAATTGGATGAATGACCCAAATGGAATGGTGTACCATAACGGAGAATATCACTTGTTTTATCAACATAATCCCACAGATAAAGTATGGGGACCAATGTATTGGGGTCATGCTATTAGTAAGGATTTAGTGAACTGGGAGCATTACCCGATTGCGATCTACCCAGATGAAAATGGATTTGCATGGTCAGGTAGTGCAGTTGTTGATCATGATAATACGTCAGGTCTAGGAACTAAGGAAAATCCACCAATGGTCGCTCTTTATACCAGTGAAAATGGAGGAGATAATCAACATGTAAGTGCTACATATAGTGTGGATAATGGTCGAACATGGACAACATTAGACAAAAATCCAATTCTGACGATGCCTAATGACTTGAAGGCAAGTAATGGTGGATCAGGTGTATTCCGTGATCCGAAGGTTTTTTGGCATGAACAAAGTAACCAATGGATTTTTGTTATCACAAGTGGGAAGCAAATTGATTTTTATTCATCTAGTAATCTATTAGAGTGGACAAAAGTTGGTGAATTTTCCGATCCAAAAGCAGCAGAACTTGGTTTATGGGAATGCCCAGATCTTTTCGAGTTGCCGGTCTATGACGAGAGTGGTAACAAGACAGGATCAAAATGGGTGTTAACAGTGAGTATTAATCCATCACCAACTGGTGGAACAGGTTTACACTACTATGTCGGGAATTTTGATGGGAAAACATTTACCCCTGATGAAAATTCTGAAGAATTTAAGTGGGCTGATTTCGGAGCTGATTTTTACGCTGCTGTCACCTGGAGCAACACATATCATCAACCTGAAGATGGTCGTCAAATATGGTT encodes:
- a CDS encoding GH32 C-terminal domain-containing protein, which encodes MSKRLVAHWSFDEGKGKEVEDSIQKLRDPISYVFNHAHFQPSSEPQWRKGIVGHALLFDGYSTWVTRKYKNSNICREALTIEAWVAPRSFGGNEDEKLTAIVNQHNRKEKQGYILGVYKHGKWSLQVGIEEDWLEIWANNHPLPRNQWSYIVAVFNSREAEMKLYLNGREIEAKKLHTSAVIASCHENLLIGKNNHSKIVADVFSLNMFNGLIDEVKIHNQALSAEEIMDCFHTYLLPFSGEIPSIPYDDIKINRVILEHDRHRPQYHLTAPGQWMNEPHAPLYFQGKYHLFYQHNPQGPYWGNIQWGHWISTDMVHWIDVPIALSTEDDGLAPDGIWSGHASYDQDGLPVLFFTAGNLEKSPNQMTGLARSTFLLDHDSNLIKWVKHPEPVTVQPEGRNLHHDGFRDPFVWREGDTWYQIVGSGIEGICGAITGFTSTDLIKWDYHGLLYEDQNQKFPYLGEVWELPILLPMRSGKHILIISPVGKGADVEVFYWLGVWDKEHFRFIPDDDEPQIIDVGDFHFTGPSAMIDPKTGRLILFTITQGNRTPKNEYLAGWAHNGGLPVHLTLREDGRLGVEPIEELQSLRTEKLICMVNKSSQEVNKLLKNVMGDMLEIKLELYSNKTKQYGIKVRCSPEGEEETLIYYDQVDEKFNVNREKTTQNQEELTKGVQGGKLELNGENLRLHIFLDRSMIEAYANGLKSLTTRVYPNRKDSLGLKIWGNVTVKSMEVWKLKSIHSN
- a CDS encoding ABC transporter substrate-binding protein, whose protein sequence is MKKGLKIFSAVMLSSVLLLTACTSNETSNKQKESKSAFNKTGLPIVNESITLNFVSPKAPLAPNYNEMAIVQQLEEMTNVHIEWNNIPGDGYQEKKNLMLASGDLPDAFYKAEFTDQDIVKYGQSGALISLEELIEEYAPNIQKLFERRPEIKSMVTAPDGHIYSLPRAEEMGLSSVPNFHSINKTWLDKLGLKVPSTLEEYHDVLKAFKEKDPNGNGKQDEIPLSFMYNFWTGNFGDMFGSFNMPDNVDHRIVRDGKVIFTAAQPEYKEAIEYYHKWVKEGLIDQESFTQDATQYLAKGKTEAPTLGSYIWWETEEVVGPERKDDYVLLPPLEGPNGDIVVGRSNYSEYERGAFVITSANKHPEITMRWVDQLYEPKMSAQISWGPIGEIYEEDENGMLVNKELPEGIAMGELRQKVAPNGPTAVLREDFGTVVDMEPRAKERLDNIKNIYAPYLEEENYPQIFFSPEELDTINQIEVEIKEFVNQKQAHWLMEGGIEKEWDDYLKQLNDMGLEKLMEIYQEGLDRFNQNQS
- a CDS encoding LacI family DNA-binding transcriptional regulator produces the protein MYGVKGGEKPAASMKDVAEKAGVSTATVSHVINQTRFVAEETKVKVIQAMKELDYRPNSAARSLRSSKSKTIGLLIPVMGSDTSNFFFMSIAQGIENKLKEHGYNLILSNSNEQPENEEEQIKAYNAQLIDGLIMAPTGTDQSYLENTLSGTYPVVFIDRKPQGYDGDCVLVDNFQGTNEAVKLLFQKGHKKIGYVSGALGISTSDERLSGYKRELEEHNIPVLSSLIKIGDASFDTGYKLTKELMEKEKITALLVANNVMTMGAMAYLQESQTKIPEELAVIGYDDYDWAKITTPPLTVIKQPAFELGVTAGEALLERINNPEKIFEEYRLSTEMVIRKSI